The following are encoded together in the Deinococcus soli (ex Cha et al. 2016) genome:
- a CDS encoding PLP-dependent aminotransferase family protein, with protein sequence MVAPVKAPLSAHTRGPLPARTDELPFPLDLRRDQTEALHAQLARQIREAVLSGLLPGGTPLPGTRTLARTLGVTRGVVEAAYAELLADGTAQAEVGRGTRVRDETPAPVPDAPTGAAGVPAWLPGIPPLPVDGPDPRPGLDFRVGVTGTATLDLRAWRQAWSDAAREPVSGDYADPAGEHRLRAALAAFVGRQRGLGAQAEDVLVTGGTLHALNLIVRSVLPPGSRVLMENPGYRAARQVLLDAGHEVVPVPVDGDGLIVNADTPAARLVYVTPSHQFPLGGRMCLPRRLALLEWAARHDALIVEDDYDGEFRYGAPPLPPLAALAAQTGAGGRVLYLGTLSKVLTPSVRTGFVVAAPPLLSRLVRARTLLDFGPPVQVQAALTHLLTGGHVDRHIRRSRRWHAQVRAALTESLDGLEGVAHLGGIEAGLHVCLHLHPAIPARDVAAELAAQGVHVTPLDTYTLGEAPNALLLGHGGLSAAQAGAGGRVIAGTLRSCATRARLAP encoded by the coding sequence ATGGTGGCCCCCGTGAAAGCTCCACTTTCTGCTCATACCCGGGGGCCACTGCCCGCCCGGACGGATGAACTGCCGTTTCCGCTGGACCTGCGCCGCGACCAGACCGAGGCGTTGCACGCGCAGCTGGCCCGGCAGATCCGCGAGGCGGTCCTGTCGGGGCTGCTGCCGGGGGGCACGCCACTGCCCGGCACGCGGACGCTGGCGCGGACGCTGGGAGTCACGCGGGGCGTGGTGGAGGCGGCGTACGCGGAACTGCTCGCGGACGGCACCGCGCAGGCCGAGGTGGGGCGCGGCACCCGCGTGCGCGACGAGACGCCCGCCCCCGTCCCGGACGCCCCGACGGGGGCAGCAGGTGTTCCCGCGTGGCTGCCGGGTATCCCGCCACTGCCGGTGGACGGCCCAGACCCGCGCCCGGGTCTGGACTTCCGGGTGGGCGTGACCGGGACCGCCACCCTGGACCTGCGGGCGTGGCGGCAGGCCTGGTCGGATGCGGCCCGCGAACCCGTCAGCGGGGACTACGCCGACCCGGCGGGCGAGCACCGGCTGCGGGCGGCCCTGGCGGCGTTCGTGGGGCGGCAGCGGGGACTGGGCGCGCAGGCCGAGGACGTCCTGGTGACGGGCGGGACGCTGCACGCCCTGAACCTGATCGTGCGCTCGGTGCTGCCGCCGGGGTCGCGGGTGCTGATGGAGAATCCGGGGTACCGCGCGGCGCGGCAGGTGCTGCTGGACGCCGGGCACGAGGTCGTTCCCGTCCCGGTGGACGGCGACGGCCTGATCGTGAACGCGGACACGCCAGCCGCGCGGCTGGTGTACGTGACGCCCAGCCACCAGTTCCCGCTGGGGGGCCGCATGTGCCTGCCCCGGCGGCTGGCGCTGCTGGAGTGGGCGGCGCGGCACGACGCGCTGATCGTCGAGGACGACTACGACGGCGAGTTCCGCTACGGTGCGCCCCCGCTGCCGCCCCTGGCCGCGCTGGCGGCGCAGACGGGCGCGGGAGGGCGCGTGCTGTACCTGGGCACACTGAGCAAGGTGCTGACCCCCTCGGTGCGGACGGGGTTCGTGGTGGCGGCCCCGCCGCTGCTCTCGCGGCTGGTGCGGGCGCGGACGCTGCTGGACTTCGGGCCGCCCGTTCAGGTGCAGGCGGCCCTGACGCACCTGCTGACCGGCGGGCACGTGGACCGCCACATCCGCCGCTCTCGTCGCTGGCACGCGCAGGTCCGCGCGGCGCTGACTGAATCGCTGGACGGTCTGGAAGGCGTGGCGCACCTGGGCGGCATCGAGGCGGGCCTGCACGTGTGCTTGCACCTCCATCCGGCCATACCTGCCCGGGACGTGGCGGCGGAACTGGCCGCACAGGGCGTACATGTCACCCCCCTGGACACCTACACGCTGGGCGA